A genomic window from Plasmodium chabaudi chabaudi strain AS genome assembly, chromosome: 8 includes:
- a CDS encoding CS domain protein, putative, translating into MRKWLSIIILIVIQTCTKYIKTIRIRRNNIIAINQRNGNIIEKRYYPKYFINNPLGIKNKRKKKLHDFKLYRGCGTTCSYEWVENDDNIEIKIRLSPNVCSSDIQYRLTDDYINAKIKDKPKSLIEGKLKGFVDVNYSTWFLEKYQNYSILNIFLKKKYKGINEWVGVVEKENILHISYDNLSSKQNNLDSNNYASTEPNELLYSQTFEGAQIDDIYNFLINWVNKKSNNQNEFGIPVLKLKTTVNTNDYDIEILISGYDIKWLAQDSLLLKLCSGKNGTELFIHRGKIATGISGQFGNMISHLIKDCEEKIIKKLQHDIKGVFYLNPTSKKINQLMHEHSPQNSYDYVVGDTGERKHISTSEETSTKKCDDHDHNNMNELEKNDNYDYTHNKEIRKDSPEEELIVKELNLNSKVKLSCDDKSKEPEFMKDWPEEKKIEFRRNSILELKKNLEISQENKLTLKLEDYINYMKTSFDLTEDESKLIWQKGSRKSDEQKNRDKYYRFIEIENLTDKISMYNNENIDSFSNSYMPVDEPKGMHTLDDSTFADNSNENSDKGKELEKNYMDLTPSVERNEIDSGSKIKPNENQTDENINKRFYNCLEEELLDSGDKSKVTIYDMYINSDDKGKKEMREKWKKNELRLNTLIEELKYADEEMVSVICNNYRDVLLSDEYACLMKIRLEENPPQDLEDKRILQIINSFVMSLYDDIKIVMEHEEKEHLKKIHLICEKAIHDEKGLNDFIESMKPLLDYSFLGYIKHAIQVEKKNIKAQNLDFREHPSDWLIILMIIQKGIYSILEKDIWQDVINISAIIGHEQPSVRKTILTTMVASMPKADWIFFKDIIKTLFKSVQEKKLTANHFPNFPHIIEAIFQLNYDIEQILPDWFIKEMLDEYDKSVVELMISKKPLFWKMKETKWDKDFVQNFKKMQIQKYKEYESHRI; encoded by the coding sequence atgagAAAATGGCTatctataataatattaatcgTGATACAAACTTGTActaagtatataaaaacgaTTAGGATTcgaagaaataatataatagcaATTAATCAAagaaatggaaatataatagaaaaaCGATATTatccaaaatattttataaataatcctttaggaataaaaaacaaaagaaaaaaaaaattacatgattttaaattatatagagGTTGTGGAACAACATGTTCATATGAATGGGTAGAAAATGATGACAAcattgaaataaaaattcgaTTATCTCCAAATGTGTGTTCTAGTGATATACAATATAGATTAACAGatgattatattaatgcaaaaataaaagataaacCAAAAAGCTTAATAGAAGGTAAACTAAAAGGTTTTGTTGATGTAAATTATTCTACTTGGTTTTTAGAGAAGtatcaaaattatagtatactaaatatatttttaaaaaaaaaatataaaggtATTAACGAATGGGTAGGAGTAGtagaaaaggaaaatatattacacaTATCTTATGATAACTTATCGtctaaacaaaataatttagattcaaataattatgcaaGTACAGAACcaaatgaattattatatagtcAAACTTTTGAAGGCGCACAAAttgatgatatatataattttttaattaattgggtaaataaaaaatccaacaatcaaaatgaatttGGTATACCTGTactgaaattaaaaactaCTGTTAATACTAATGATTATGACATCgaaatattaatttcgGGGTATGATATAAAATGGCTAGCTCAAGACAGCTTgctattaaaattatgttcAGGTAAAAATGGAACcgaattatttatacatagaGGTAAAATAGCTACAGGTATAAGTGGACAATTTGGAAATATGATAAGTCATCTTATTAAAGATTgcgaagaaaaaattataaaaaaattacaacaTGATATAAAAGGTGTGTTTTATCTAAATCCAActtctaaaaaaattaatcaaTTAATGCATGAGCATTCTCCTCAAAACAGCTATGACTATGTAGTAGGAGATACAGGAGAAAGAAAACATATATCCACAAGTGAAGAAACATCAACCAAAAAATGTGATGACCAtgatcataataatatgaacgagctagaaaaaaatgacaaTTATGATTACACACACAATAAGGAAATACGAAAAGATAGTCCAGAGGAAGAACTTATTGTAAAAGAATTGAATTTGAATTCGAAGGTAAAACTTAGTTGTGATGATAAATCAAAAGAACCTGAATTTATGAAAGACTGGcctgaagaaaaaaaaatcgaattTAGACGAAACTCAATTttagaattaaaaaaaaatttagaaatatcacaagaaaataaattaacattaaaattagaagattatattaattatatgaaaactTCTTTTGATTTAACAGAAGATGAATCAAAATTAATTTGGCAAAAAGGAAGTCGTAAATCAGACgaacaaaaaaatcgaGACAAATATTATCGATTTATTGAAATCGAAAATTTAACAGATAAAATTAGTATGTATaacaatgaaaatattgattcattttcaaattcTTATATGCCAGTAGATGAACCCAAAGGTATGCACACATTGGATGATTCCACATTTGCAGATAATAGTAACGAAAACAGTGATAAAGGAAAAGAGCTtgagaaaaattatatggaCTTGACACCCAGTGTAGAAAGAAATGAAATTGATAGTGGCAGCAAAATAAAACCAAATGAAAACCAAAccgatgaaaatattaataaacgattttataattgtttGGAAGAAGAATTACTTGATTCTGGGGACAAATCAAAAGTAACAATATatgatatgtatataaatagtgaTGATAAAGGGAAAAAGGAAATGAGagaaaaatggaaaaaaaacgaacTACGATTAAATACATTAATAGAAGAACTAAAATATGCAGATGAAGAAATGGTTAGTGTTatttgtaataattatCGAGATGTTTTACTTAGTGATGAATATGCATgcttaatgaaaataagaTTAGAAGAAAATCCACCTCAAGATTTAGAAGATAAAAgaattttacaaattattaatagttTTGTTATGAGTTTATATgatgatattaaaatagttatggaacatgaagaaaaagaacatttaaaaaaaattcatctTATTTGTGAAAAAGCTATACATGATGAAAAAGGATTAAATGATTTTATTGAGTCAATGAAACCTTTATTAGATTATTCTTTTCTTGGTTATATTAAACATGCTATAcaagttgaaaaaaaaaatataaaagcaCAAAATTTAGATTTTAGAGAACATCCTTCTGACTggttaataattttaatgattatacaaaaaggtatatattcaattttagaaaaagatatatgGCAAgatgttataaatattagtGCAATAATTGGTCATGAACAACCAAGTGTAAGAAAAACTATTTTAACAACTATGGTCGCTTCTATGCCCAAAGCAGATtggatattttttaaagatattattaaaactttatttaaaagtgttcaggaaaaaaaattaacagcTAACCATTTTCCAAATTTCCCACATATTATTGAAGctatttttcaattaaaTTATGACATTGAACAAATTTTACCTGACTGGTTCATAAAAGAAATGCTTGATGAATATGACAAATCAGTTGTAGAACTAATGATATCAAAAAAACCTCTTTTTTGGAAAATGAAGGAAACTAAATGGGACAAAGATTTTGTCCagaattttaaaaaaatgcaaatacaaaaatataaagaatatgaAAGTCATCGaatttaa
- a CDS encoding ADP-ribosylation factor, putative: MCHMGNIIANFARDCCNKYFKKKIIFQIRVCGPAQSGKTTFVKHLLHNKFLKVKPTEGLSVEKIDFEEFTVIIWDSRHAIEDNESINRLDIDALIYFVDLSDHGRLKIAKKKFFKALQDYNNVEYFLIVANKQDKKQCMLLEHIRDELKLDHIVDRNCHLVACSSKTGYEIESSMNWLFNQLMIKRKRNTCFVK; this comes from the exons ATGTGTCACATGGGGAATATAATAGCGAACTTTGCTCGAGATTGctgtaataaatattttaaaaaaaaaattatttttcaaataagaGTATGTGGGCCAGCACAAAGCGGAAAAACAACATTTGTAAAACATTTATTACAcaataaatttttgaaaGTAAAACCAACAGAAG gGCTATCTGTTGAAAAAATAGACTTTGAAGAATTTACAGTTATTATATGGGACTCGAGACATGCAATAGAAGataat GAATCCATTAATAGGCTGGATATAGACGCCTTGATTTACTTTGTCGATTTGTCAGATCATGGAAGATTAAAGAttg caaaaaaaaaattttttaaagcacTTCAAGACTATAACAATGTAGAGTATTTTTTAATCGTTGCCAATAAGCAAGACAAAAAACAATGTATGTTGCTCGAACACATCAGGGATGAATTAAAACTAGATCATATTGTCGATAGGAATTG TCATTTAGTTGCTTGCTCATCAAAAACAGGCTATGAAATTGAGTCCAGTATGAATTGGCTTTTTAACCAACTTATGATTAAAAGGAAAAGAAATACATGCTTTGtaaaataa
- a CDS encoding CRAL/TRIO domain-containing protein, putative, whose translation MSDNESFASIEVVNDDHFKRVQEEDNLDKFLDYDISCIKDTDKYKYVGADIVQREDLFQINLGKIEFINQKNVKYHNLLLNNKPNEADTFIKIKKELFSIAYKNYCNKLRGITHPGDANQIKEKNENISNSNENKKPYDLLNNDFSTVFSNKIEDTYNDIKSSVNWLGNFFSNSEQNDEKDKINIFYSDLYFLNDITILRFLNTYNYNLIKTLNKLVKFILWRQLTITNFNNNNIRKGAKFSTASKKKLSKMSREIGRNSINAMSTNNYSDSVFINPVNIKEILLKTNIFRCGFDKKSRPMLYIKIQEKLNMKEDELFLLLVYHVDMCMNSMDYKKYYKMDKPSNDKNEFDESTLQLVIVVDCLKFELNNMISIDCIKKIINIFNEFYTDILYRIYIINIPTFFKKVWSLFNMFIDNHTLKKIIFINKKNINLMYDHIDANVMKNFDNNFENPSSENQSLIFFPSNSLYYKYDESYFQNLFSYVNIWVDNMISLNH comes from the coding sequence ATGAGCGACAATGAAAGTTTTGCATCCATAGAAGTTGTGAATGATGATCATTTTAAGAGAGTACAAGAGGAGGATAATTTGGATAAATTTTTAGACTACGATATTAGTTGTATAAAGGACACagacaaatataaatatgttggTGCCGATATAGTACAACGAGAAgatttatttcaaattaATCTTGGTAAAattgaatttataaatcaaaaaaatgtgaaataCCATAAtctattattaaataataaaccgAATGAAGCTgatacatttataaaaatcaaaaaagaattattcAGTATAGcatacaaaaattattgtaaTAAACTTCGAGGAATTACACATCCTGGGGATGCtaatcaaataaaagaaaaaaatgaaaatataagtaatagtaatgaaaataaaaaaccatatgatttattaaataacgATTTTAGCACCGTATTTAGTAACAAAATTGAAGatacatataatgatataaaaagtaGTGTAAATTGGTTaggcaattttttttcaaattcagaacaaaatgatgaaaaagataaaataaatattttttatagtgacctatattttttaaatgatataactattttacgatttttaaatacatataattataatttaataaaaacattaaataAGCTAgttaaattcattttatgGAGACAATTAACaattacaaattttaaCAACAATAATATACGTAAGGGAGCAAAATTTTCAACAGctagtaaaaaaaagctTAGTAAAATGTCAAGAGAGATCGGAAGAAATTCAATTAATGCAATGTctacaaataattatagtgatagtgtttttattaatcccgtaaatattaaagagattttattaaaaacaaatattttccGTTGTGGATTTGATAAAAAGTCCAGAccaatgttatatataaaaatacaagaaaaattaaatatgaaggaagatgaattatttttgttactaGTCTATCATGTAGATATGTGCATGAATAGTAtggattataaaaaatattataaaatggaTAAGCCAAGCAATGATAAAAACGAGTTTGATGAATCTACGTTACAACTTGTGATTGTAGTTGATTGTCTTAAAtttgaattaaataatatgataagTATCGATtgtatcaaaaaaataataaatatatttaacgAATTTTATActgatatattatacagaatatatattattaatattcctacgttttttaaaaaagtatggtccttatttaatatgtttatagATAATCATactcttaaaaaaattatatttataaataaaaaaaacataaatttaatgtATGATCATATTGATGCAAAtgttatgaaaaattttgacaataattttgaaaaccCATCTTCCGAAAATCaatctttaattttttttccttccAATTCTttgtattataaatatgatgaaaGTTATTTCCAAAACCTTTTTAGCTACGTTAACATATGGGTAGATAACATGATAAGTCTTAATCATTGA
- a CDS encoding inosine-5'-monophosphate dehydrogenase, putative, with product MADGWEAEKIFGSTISYTYDDIICMPGYIDFPLSEIDLSNNMTKDICLKTPIISSPMDTVTEHKMAISMALCGGLGIIHNNLSIEKQVEEVKKVKRFENGFIFDPYTFSPEHTVADVLCVKNKVGYKSYPITSDGKVGSKLVGIITGVDYLYLPNQDVKIKEIMTTEMVTGKYPISLSDANKVLCDEKKSILPIVNDNYELIALVCRNDMHKNKIFPHASKRENKQLIVGASISTRESDLEKVNKLAQNMIDIICIDSSQGNSIYQIDMIKKIKSAYPDMPIIAGNVVTSNQAKNLIDAGADVLRIGMGSGSICTTQDVCAVGRAQGTAVYHVSNYAHTRGVKTIADGGIKNSGNIVKALSLGADFVMLGNLLAATEESCSEYYFENNVRLKIYRGMGSMEAMYNKQFNSKSRYLVEDKLFGTVYDPTNDIKISQGVSASLVDKGSVLNLIPHLVKAVKHGFQSIGSKSIQELHSKLYSGDLKFDIRSINSIKEGKVSDNLIFNSKK from the coding sequence ATGGCAGATGGATGGGAGGCCGAGAAAATATTTGGAAGCACAATTTCGTACACGTACGATGACATAATTTGTATGCCTGGATATATAGATTTCCCGTTGAGTGAAATCgatttatcaaataatatgacaaaggatatatgtttaaaaaCTCCAATTATATCATCTCCTATGGATACAGTAACGGAACATAAAATGGCTATTTCGATGGCTTTATGTGGTGGGTTAGgtattatacataataatttaagtaTAGAAAAACAGGTTGAAGAAGTAAAGAAAGTAAAAAGATTTGAAAACGGATTCATATTTGATCCTTATACTTTTTCTCCTGAGCATACTGTTGCAGATGTATTATGtgtcaaaaataaagttgGATATAAATCATATCCTATAACATCTGATGGAAAAGTAGGTTCTAAATTAGTAGGTATAATTACTGGAGttgattatttatatttacctAACCAagatgtaaaaataaaagaaattatgACAACAGAAATGGTAACAGGCAAATATCCAATCTCTTTATCTGATGCAAATAAAGTATTAtgtgatgaaaaaaaaagtatctTACCAATTGTTaatgataattatgaaCTTATAGCATTAGTATGTCGAAAtgatatgcataaaaataaaatcttTCCTCATGCATCtaaaagagaaaataaacaattaaTTGTTGGTGCATCTATATCAACTAGGGAATCAGATTTAGAAAAAGTTAATAAGTTAGCTCAAAATATGAtagatattatatgtatagatTCATCACAAGGTAATAGTATATATCAAATTGAtatgattaaaaaaattaaatctGCTTACCCAGATATGCCAATTATTGCTGGTAATGTAGTTACAAGTAATCAAGCTAAAAATCTAATAGATGCAGGAGCAGATGTATTAAGAATCGGAATGGGAAGTGGTTCTATTTGTACTACACAAGATGTATGTGCTGTTGGTCGAGCACAAGGAACAGCAGTATACCATGTAAGTAATTATGCACATACTAGAGGTGTAAAAACAATAGCAGATGGTGGTATCAAAAATTCAGGGAATATAGTTAAAGCATTATCATTGGGTGCTGATTTTGTTATGCTTGGAAATTTATTAGCGGCAACAGAAGAAAGTTGTAGTGAATACTATTTTGAAAACAATGTAAGATTAAAGATTTATAGAGGTATGGGTAGTATGGAAGCAatgtataataaacaatttaattCCAAAAGTAGATATTTAGTTGAAGATAAGCTCTTTGGTACTGTTTATGATCCtacaaatgatataaaaatatcacaAGGTGTTTCAGCAAGCTTAGTTGATAAAGGTTCAGTACTTAATTTAATCCCACATCTAGTTAAAGCAGTTAAACATGGATTTCAAAGCATAGGTTCTAAAAGTATTCAAGAATTACactcaaaattatattctgGTGATTTGAAATTTGATATAAGATCAATTAACAGTATTAAAGAAGGAAAAGTTAGTGACAACCTTATATTTAAcagcaaaaaataa
- a CDS encoding U4/U6 snRNA-associated-splicing factor, putative yields MNNNQEKKRRKVDPINQNDIEESRNNENLDNYSFGKNQNEDNKYYYKENEEGEIHDKTDTNQFDLNDDGKNLSKHFLIKNLSDQSLLLNKLKTLEENKLYVKNINENLTKTDFDNFFSNIIGYVDTRIILNSSGKSKKFAYIEFDTKQNALNFLDTLENSDVEKFKKFFINNNILYTCISDPQKNIYEQNKIFIKFINLVTQTDENIIHQIKKFLLSHSVPVLDIRLLGDADSKHGYIEVENNEDVIKCVEEIKRCNLGDGTTECIMNYSIPIIKKKIIPDMEKIKIKKEKDKQLKDEKRKEENSAIIVVKNLNYNTRKYKLEQFFQQIGEIENINLSKKTSEKNNKRNKGYAFITFKNKDDATAALILNDSILDGRNILISKFIDNIKDNRKEKKNNINYEHEDVLNEQGYPKNASTHVNFPKQWNMPTQKIKHTYHARQNFIEKKRINLKDENNHTNLNLEKRADEPSCPMTNDDFRKLFFK; encoded by the exons atgaataacaatcaggaaaaaaaacgaagaaaAGTAGATCCAATTAATCAAAATGATATTGAAGAAAGTagaaataatgaaaatttagataattattcatttgGTAAAAACCAAAATGAAGataacaaatattattataaagaaaacGAAGAAGGAGAAATACATGATAAGACGGATACAAACCAGTTCGATCTTAATGATGATGGGAAAAACCTTtctaaacattttttaataaaaaatttaagtgATCaaagtttattattaaataaattaaaaacattagaggaaaataaattatatgtaaaaaatattaatgaaaatttaacaaaaacagattttgataattttttttcaaatattatagGTTATGTAGATACaagaattattttaaactCATCAGGAAAATCTAAAAAATTTGCATACATAGAATTTGATACTAAACAGAAtgcattaaattttttagatACATTAGAAAATAGTGATGTTgaaaagtttaaaaaattttttattaataataatattctttatacatgtatatctgatccacaaaaaaatatttatgaacaaaataaaatttttattaaatttattaatctCGTTACTCAAactgatgaaaatataattcacCAAATTAAGAAATTTCTACTTTCCCATTCTGTGCCTGTCTTGGACATAAGGCTCCTTGGGGATGCTGACTCGAA ACATGGTTACATCGAAGTGGAAAACAATGAAGACGTGATAAAGTGTGTCGAGGAAATAAAACGGTGCAACTTAGGAGACGGAACTACAGAGTGCATTATGAATTACTCCATcccaataataaaaaagaaaataataccagatatggaaaaaattaaaataaagaaagaaaaagataaacaactaaaagatgaaaaacgaaaagaagaaaatagtGCAATTAttgttgtaaaaaatttaaactaTAATacaagaaaatataaacttgaacaattttttcaacaaattggagaaattgaaaatataaatttaagtaaaaaaacatctgaaaaaaataataaaagaaataaaggTTATGCTTTTAtaacttttaaaaataaagatgatGCTACAGCagcattaatattaaatgattCTATTTTAGACggaagaaatatattaatatcaaAGTTTATTGATAACATAAAAGATAAtcgaaaagaaaaaaaaaacaatattaattatgaaCATGAAGATGTTTTGAATGAGCAAGGGTATCCGAAAAATGCATCGACACATGTCAATTTCCCAAAACAATGGAATATGCccacacaaaaaataaaacatacaTATCATGCAAGacaaaattttatagaaaaaaaacgaataaacttaaaagatgaaaataaccatacgaatttaaatttagaaaaaaggGCTGACGAACCATCATGTCCTATGACAAACGATGattttagaaaattattttttaaataa
- a CDS encoding ubiquitin-conjugating enzyme E2, putative: MANIAKELLKKQFIELSRDHNVGFSVGLVDDSNFFEWNVCFEGPKNTLYEGGIYNATLSFPSNFPNQPPQMKFNQEMWHPNVYPDGRVCISILHPPGIDIYNEQEKPEERWRPIWSVEGILVSVISMLNEPNLESPANVDAAVQIKNNLNEYKKKVRALARMC, from the exons atggctAACATAGCTAAAGAACTTCtcaaaaaacaatttatag AACTTTCAAGAGACCATAATGTTGGGTTTTCAGTTGGACTTGTAGATgattctaatttttttgaatggAATGTATGTTTTGAAGGCCCCAAAAATACTTTATATGAag GGGGAATATATAATGCCACTTTGTCCTTCCCTTCAAATTTTCCAAATCAACCACCTCAAATGAAATTCAACCAAGAAATGTGGCATCCAAATG taTACCCTGATGGACGAGTTTGCATAAGCATATTGCATCCCCCAG GTATTGACATTTATAATGAACAAGAAAAACCAGAAGAAAGGTGGAGACCAATCTGGTCTGTTGAAGGAATTTTAGTTAGTGTGATTTCCATGTTAAACGAACCCAATTTAGAATCACCTGCCAATGTAGATGCAGCG gtacaaataaaaaacaatctTAACGagtacaaaaaaaaagttaggGCATTGGCAAGAATGTgctaa